From Novosphingobium resinovorum, the proteins below share one genomic window:
- a CDS encoding DUF192 domain-containing protein, with amino-acid sequence MRLTRSTLAVSLLLAFAACSQGGQEATAKASQAQAAVHPISGLPVKDLKVKSANGTHAFRVEVASTFKEQEHGLMFRSEMGADEGMIFPNKPPRRSAFWMRNTVIPLDIIFIGTDHRILNIAANAVPYDETPLPSDGIAAGVLELNGGRAAQLGIKAGDKVSW; translated from the coding sequence ATGCGCCTTACCCGCTCCACGCTTGCCGTTTCGCTGCTGCTGGCCTTCGCCGCGTGCTCGCAAGGGGGGCAGGAGGCCACGGCCAAGGCGTCACAGGCACAAGCTGCGGTGCATCCGATTTCCGGGCTGCCGGTCAAGGACCTCAAGGTGAAGTCGGCGAACGGCACCCACGCGTTCCGGGTGGAGGTCGCCTCGACGTTCAAGGAGCAGGAGCACGGGTTGATGTTCCGCTCCGAGATGGGCGCGGACGAGGGCATGATCTTCCCGAACAAGCCGCCGCGCCGCTCCGCTTTCTGGATGCGCAATACGGTGATTCCGCTCGACATCATCTTCATCGGCACCGACCACCGCATCCTCAACATCGCGGCGAATGCGGTGCCTTATGATGAGACGCCGCTGCCTTCGGATGGCATCGCTGCGGGCGTGCTGGAACTGAACGGCGGCCGCGCGGCGCAGCTCGGCATCAAGGCGGGCGACAAGGTCAGCTGGTAA
- a CDS encoding regulatory protein RecX has product MSDKRRNPQRGPHPLDPSRLEELALAYVARFATTQAKLRGYLQRKLRERGWSEEAQSEGGGPDVEALVERYAQKGYVDDASWARMKAGSLLRRGYGARRVGEALGQAGVDETLRAEARPGIAEQRRAALVLARRRRFGPFAVQVAEDPKVQDRQLAAMLRAGHPLDIARRIVESEDADALEEWCESEFGDY; this is encoded by the coding sequence ATGTCGGACAAGCGTCGCAATCCACAGCGTGGACCACACCCACTCGACCCATCCCGTCTGGAGGAACTGGCGCTGGCCTATGTCGCGCGTTTCGCCACGACGCAAGCCAAGTTGCGCGGTTATCTGCAGCGCAAACTGAGGGAGCGGGGCTGGTCGGAAGAGGCCCAGTCGGAAGGAGGGGGCCCCGATGTGGAGGCGCTGGTCGAGCGCTATGCACAGAAGGGCTACGTCGACGATGCCTCGTGGGCGCGGATGAAGGCGGGCAGCCTGCTGCGGCGTGGCTATGGCGCGCGCCGGGTGGGCGAGGCGCTGGGGCAGGCAGGCGTGGACGAAACCCTGCGCGCCGAGGCGCGGCCCGGCATTGCCGAGCAGCGCCGCGCGGCGCTGGTGCTTGCGCGGCGGCGCCGATTCGGTCCTTTCGCCGTTCAGGTTGCGGAAGACCCCAAGGTGCAAGATCGGCAACTCGCCGCGATGCTGCGCGCCGGGCACCCGCTCGACATCGCGCGCCGGATCGTCGAGAGCGAGGACGCCGACGCGCTCGAGGAATGGTGCGAGTCGGAATTCGGAGACTATTGA
- a CDS encoding fatty acyl-AMP ligase, producing MADTIELVPNTGQALISTPNEDALPRIFADFATFGDALDYAATGKRGFNFHDPRGTLTRVYPFSELREDALKVAYALIARGVKKDDRIALIAETGVDFAALFCGAVYAGAWPVPLPLPTSFGGKDNYIDQLAVQLSSSDPILLIGPDEIATMTAAAAERQGCAHATWADFAAKDAPEVALPKADPDDICYLQYSSGSTRFPHGVAVTHRSLLSNLASHAHGMQFQDSDRCISWLPWYHDMGLVGCFLSLIANQVSADYLKTEDFARRPLAWLDLITRNKGTSASYSPTFGYDICARRISSQSPVSDRFDLSRWRIAGNGADMIRPDVMQSFVNAFADAGFKASAFLPSYGLAEATLAVTVMPPGEGIRVELVEEERLSGAPRDLNRPARYRAIVNCGKAVRDMEVVIRGENGDTLGDHKIGKVWCRGTSVMHSYFRDPEATAACLVDGWLDTGDMGYMTDGYLFIVGRAKDMIIINGKNHWPQDIEWAVEQLPGFNHGDIAAFSVETDNGEEAPAVLVHCRVSDPVKRVELRDLIRDKVRSITGMNCVVELVPPKSLPRTSSGKLSRAKAKKLYLSGEIEPFKLAA from the coding sequence ATGGCCGACACCATCGAACTGGTGCCGAATACGGGGCAGGCACTTATCTCCACCCCCAACGAGGATGCGCTGCCGCGCATTTTCGCCGATTTCGCCACCTTCGGCGACGCCCTGGACTATGCCGCCACAGGCAAACGCGGGTTCAATTTCCACGATCCGCGCGGCACGCTCACGCGCGTCTACCCCTTCTCGGAGCTGCGTGAAGACGCGCTCAAGGTCGCTTATGCGCTGATCGCGCGCGGCGTGAAGAAGGACGATCGCATCGCCCTCATCGCCGAAACCGGCGTGGACTTCGCGGCGCTGTTCTGCGGCGCGGTCTACGCGGGCGCCTGGCCGGTGCCGCTGCCGCTGCCCACCAGCTTCGGCGGCAAGGACAACTACATCGACCAGCTGGCCGTGCAGCTCTCCAGCTCCGACCCGATCCTGCTGATCGGTCCGGACGAGATCGCCACGATGACCGCCGCTGCGGCCGAGCGTCAGGGCTGTGCCCATGCCACCTGGGCCGATTTCGCTGCGAAAGATGCGCCCGAAGTCGCGCTGCCCAAGGCCGATCCGGACGATATCTGCTACCTGCAGTATTCCTCGGGCTCCACCCGCTTCCCGCACGGCGTCGCGGTGACTCACCGCTCGCTGTTGTCGAACCTTGCCAGCCACGCGCACGGCATGCAGTTCCAGGACAGCGACCGCTGCATCTCGTGGCTGCCGTGGTATCACGACATGGGCCTCGTCGGCTGCTTCCTGTCGCTGATCGCCAACCAGGTCTCCGCCGATTACCTCAAGACCGAGGATTTCGCGCGTCGCCCGCTGGCATGGCTGGACCTCATCACCCGCAACAAGGGCACTTCGGCGTCCTATTCGCCGACGTTCGGCTACGACATCTGCGCACGTCGCATCTCCAGCCAGAGCCCGGTCAGCGATCGCTTCGACCTGTCGCGCTGGCGCATCGCCGGTAACGGCGCGGACATGATCCGCCCAGACGTGATGCAGAGCTTCGTCAACGCCTTCGCCGATGCGGGCTTCAAGGCATCCGCGTTCCTGCCCAGCTACGGCCTGGCCGAAGCGACGCTGGCGGTCACCGTCATGCCGCCGGGCGAAGGCATCCGCGTCGAACTGGTCGAGGAGGAGCGCCTCTCGGGCGCGCCGCGCGATCTCAACCGCCCGGCCCGCTACCGCGCCATCGTCAACTGCGGCAAGGCCGTGCGCGACATGGAAGTGGTGATCCGCGGCGAAAACGGCGACACGCTGGGCGACCACAAGATCGGCAAGGTCTGGTGCCGCGGCACGTCGGTGATGCATTCCTACTTCCGCGACCCCGAGGCGACCGCCGCGTGCCTCGTCGACGGATGGCTGGACACCGGCGACATGGGCTACATGACGGACGGCTACCTGTTCATCGTCGGCCGCGCCAAGGACATGATCATCATCAACGGCAAGAACCACTGGCCGCAGGACATCGAGTGGGCCGTGGAGCAGCTTCCCGGCTTCAACCACGGCGACATCGCGGCGTTCTCTGTGGAGACGGACAACGGCGAGGAAGCCCCCGCCGTGCTCGTCCACTGCCGCGTCTCCGATCCGGTCAAGCGCGTCGAACTGCGCGACCTGATCCGTGACAAGGTGCGCTCGATCACCGGCATGAACTGCGTGGTCGAACTGGTGCCGCCCAAGAGCCTGCCGCGCACCAGCTCGGGCAAGCTCAGCCGCGCAAAGGCCAAGAAGCTGTACCTTTCGGGCGAGATCGAGCCGTTCAAGCTGGCGGCCTGA
- a CDS encoding MFS transporter yields the protein MGDGRALQEWKRGWPVVAAAMAGFSFFSVLISATGLFIEPLERAFGWDRATLSMGPAIATAVTALLSPFYGALIDRFGSRRLGLPGVVVTMAGTCMFAFASGSKLQWVVMWIAFGLILTSIKSTIWTTAVAGTFDKGRGLALGLAVTGPAIAQTLVPPLGNFLIESFGWRAAYVWFGLGWGGVTLLVCWLFLRDAHDRRPKADGAARAVLPGLHKREALRSRALLQVAVSSFVVMAMTIGLGIHLFPILTEAGVARSEAAWLLSLGGIAGIVGKLVTGALLDRFRPNWTGSLTMGVTAVTFVVLIRFLDSMPALIAALVINGYAAGSKTQITAFLTAGYAGMRNFGMIYGVMSALVALASGLGPWIAGKVYDTSGGYEPFLWAGAVGCVLGGALLLALPPMPKWDQAEAESSPERRQ from the coding sequence ATGGGCGACGGCAGGGCACTACAGGAATGGAAGCGCGGCTGGCCGGTGGTCGCCGCGGCGATGGCGGGGTTCTCGTTCTTCTCGGTGCTGATCTCGGCGACCGGGCTGTTCATCGAGCCGCTGGAACGGGCTTTCGGGTGGGACCGAGCGACGCTGTCGATGGGACCGGCGATCGCGACCGCAGTGACGGCGCTCCTGTCGCCGTTCTACGGTGCACTGATCGACCGCTTCGGCTCGCGGCGGCTGGGACTGCCGGGGGTCGTCGTGACGATGGCGGGAACCTGCATGTTCGCCTTCGCGAGCGGATCGAAGCTGCAGTGGGTGGTGATGTGGATCGCCTTCGGGCTGATCCTGACGTCCATCAAGTCGACGATCTGGACGACGGCGGTAGCAGGAACGTTCGACAAGGGCAGGGGCCTTGCGCTCGGCCTTGCCGTGACCGGCCCGGCCATCGCGCAGACGCTGGTGCCGCCGCTCGGCAACTTCCTGATCGAGAGTTTCGGCTGGCGCGCCGCCTATGTGTGGTTCGGGCTCGGCTGGGGCGGGGTGACGCTGCTGGTATGCTGGCTGTTCCTACGCGATGCCCACGATCGGCGGCCGAAAGCGGACGGGGCCGCGCGCGCCGTGCTGCCGGGCCTGCACAAGCGTGAGGCACTGCGAAGCCGGGCCTTGCTTCAGGTGGCGGTGTCGTCCTTCGTGGTGATGGCGATGACCATCGGGCTGGGCATCCACCTTTTTCCGATCCTCACCGAAGCGGGCGTTGCGCGCAGCGAGGCGGCGTGGCTGCTGTCGCTGGGCGGCATCGCCGGGATCGTCGGCAAGCTGGTGACCGGGGCGCTGCTCGACCGGTTCAGGCCGAACTGGACCGGCAGCCTGACGATGGGGGTGACGGCGGTGACGTTCGTGGTGCTGATCCGCTTCCTCGATTCGATGCCCGCGCTGATCGCGGCGCTCGTCATCAACGGCTATGCGGCGGGCTCCAAGACGCAGATCACCGCGTTCCTGACCGCCGGATATGCGGGGATGCGCAATTTCGGGATGATCTACGGCGTCATGTCGGCGCTGGTGGCGCTGGCTTCCGGGCTTGGCCCGTGGATCGCAGGGAAGGTCTACGATACCTCGGGCGGGTACGAGCCGTTCCTCTGGGCGGGTGCGGTCGGCTGCGTACTGGGCGGCGCGCTGCTGCTGGCGCTGCCGCCGATGCCGAAATGGGATCAGGCAGAGGCTGAGTCCTCCCCTGAACGCAGACAATAA